The following proteins are co-located in the Brachybacterium sacelli genome:
- a CDS encoding ABC transporter permease, which yields MTETPLEDRTSHAQPPASKKTAGALGAGWRALLIQLVVILAAVGAVLTYVGIAPLSDTERSTLNAGSLRQYTLEHLELTFLAALLVLVIAIPLGVLLTRPAFRRASGPVIAVANAGQAAPSIGLVVLLAALIPSGFWAAILALVVYSTLPVLRNTMVGLRGVDQRLVEAGRGMGMSSAAVLFRIELPLAVPVMLAGVRTALVLLVGTAALATFINGGGLGVLITTGVNLDLNPVLIVGALLIALLALLIDWLGRVAEHVARPRGL from the coding sequence ATGACTGAGACCCCCCTCGAGGACCGCACGAGTCACGCGCAGCCCCCGGCATCGAAGAAGACCGCCGGCGCGCTGGGCGCGGGATGGCGCGCGCTCCTGATCCAGCTGGTGGTCATCCTGGCCGCCGTGGGCGCAGTGCTGACCTACGTCGGCATCGCGCCGCTCAGCGATACCGAGCGCAGCACGTTGAACGCGGGTTCGCTGCGGCAGTACACCCTCGAGCATCTGGAGTTGACCTTCCTGGCCGCACTGCTCGTGCTGGTGATCGCCATCCCTCTGGGCGTCCTGCTCACCCGCCCGGCGTTCCGCAGGGCCAGCGGCCCCGTGATCGCCGTGGCCAACGCCGGACAGGCCGCCCCGTCCATCGGCCTGGTGGTCCTGCTCGCCGCCCTGATTCCCTCCGGCTTCTGGGCCGCGATCCTCGCCCTGGTCGTCTACTCGACCCTCCCCGTGCTGCGCAACACCATGGTGGGACTGCGCGGAGTGGACCAGCGACTGGTCGAGGCCGGCCGGGGAATGGGGATGAGCTCCGCCGCGGTGCTCTTCCGGATCGAGCTCCCGCTGGCCGTGCCGGTGATGTTGGCCGGTGTGCGCACCGCTCTCGTGCTGCTCGTCGGCACCGCGGCCCTGGCCACGTTCATCAACGGCGGCGGACTCGGGGTGCTGATCACCACCGGCGTCAACCTGGACCTCAACCCGGTGCTCATCGTGGGCGCGCTCCTGATCGCCCTGCTGGCCCTGCTGATCGACTGGCTGGGCCGGGTCGCCGAGCACGTCGCACGTCCGAGGGGGCTGTGA
- a CDS encoding glycine betaine ABC transporter substrate-binding protein, protein MTFRPDRRLAMKALLGAGLLTVAGCGLQPAASLVPQVGPGAIRRVEDLPDDATITVTSKNFTEQIIQGKIALLALTAAGFDVVDLTNVPGSQPARGLMETGKADMTWEYTGTAWLTYLGHEKGIPDRTEQWEAVKEADSANGLTWLEPGPLNNTYAMAVRDEAVDELGGVKTLSDIAELPVEDRTICVEAEFNSRQDGLDPMLEAYGIPRGQPDGVPEENISLFDTGAVYTAADRGTPCNFGEVFTTDGRIDSLGLTVLEDDQRFFPSYNVAPVLKTSTLEEYPSLADVFNEVTPKLTDEKMRELNLRVDDNGEEPIDVAYDFMLDEGLVTEP, encoded by the coding sequence ATGACTTTTCGACCGGACCGACGGCTCGCGATGAAGGCGCTCCTGGGCGCCGGCCTGCTCACCGTGGCCGGCTGCGGTCTGCAGCCGGCCGCCTCGCTCGTCCCCCAGGTGGGGCCGGGTGCGATCCGACGGGTCGAGGACCTGCCCGATGACGCCACGATCACCGTGACGTCGAAGAACTTCACCGAGCAGATCATCCAGGGGAAGATCGCGCTGCTGGCCCTCACCGCCGCCGGATTCGACGTCGTGGATCTCACCAACGTGCCGGGCAGCCAGCCGGCGCGCGGCCTGATGGAGACGGGCAAAGCCGATATGACCTGGGAGTACACGGGCACGGCCTGGCTGACCTATCTGGGCCACGAGAAGGGGATCCCCGATCGCACCGAACAGTGGGAGGCCGTCAAGGAGGCGGACTCCGCCAACGGCCTGACCTGGCTCGAGCCGGGACCGCTGAACAACACGTACGCGATGGCGGTGCGCGACGAGGCCGTGGACGAGCTCGGCGGAGTGAAGACCTTGAGCGACATCGCCGAGCTGCCGGTCGAGGACCGCACGATCTGCGTGGAGGCGGAGTTCAACTCCCGCCAGGACGGGCTGGACCCGATGCTGGAGGCTTACGGCATCCCGCGCGGACAGCCCGACGGCGTCCCCGAGGAGAACATCTCGCTGTTCGACACCGGCGCGGTCTACACGGCCGCCGATCGCGGCACCCCCTGCAACTTCGGTGAGGTGTTCACGACCGACGGCCGCATCGACAGCCTGGGCCTCACGGTGCTGGAGGACGACCAGCGCTTCTTCCCCTCCTACAACGTCGCCCCGGTGCTGAAGACCAGCACTCTCGAGGAGTACCCCAGCCTGGCCGACGTGTTCAACGAGGTCACACCGAAGCTGACCGACGAGAAGATGCGCGAGCTCAACCTGCGGGTCGATGACAACGGCGAGGAGCCGATCGACGTCGCCTACGACTTCATGCTCGACGAAGGCCTCGTCACCGAGCCCTGA
- a CDS encoding GntR family transcriptional regulator yields MAQLTLDTSSITRGDGLVDQAYTVIRDAILSRRLAPGSRLSVPEIARQLDISRSPVREAIARIEYEGLAESVSHRGAVVVEIGLDELVGIYDLREVLEGLAARLATRAADPTLIDDLEQNWQGHHDAVDSGDVERHMELDAAFHRRIREAGGNLRLSDHLRQLQGQIRVAMSTTVARRGGMHAALAEHRALIDAIRGGDPANAETVARDHITRLRESLHDAALADQHIDERHET; encoded by the coding sequence ATGGCTCAACTCACACTGGACACAAGCTCCATCACCAGAGGCGACGGCCTCGTGGACCAGGCCTACACGGTGATCCGCGACGCGATCCTCAGCCGGCGCCTGGCACCAGGCAGCAGGCTGTCCGTCCCCGAGATCGCCCGGCAGCTCGACATCAGTCGCAGTCCTGTCCGGGAGGCCATAGCCCGCATCGAGTACGAGGGCCTCGCGGAGAGCGTGTCCCACCGGGGCGCTGTCGTCGTGGAGATCGGCCTCGACGAGCTGGTCGGCATCTATGACCTGCGTGAGGTGCTCGAAGGCCTCGCCGCGCGACTCGCGACCCGAGCCGCGGATCCCACGCTGATCGATGACCTCGAGCAGAACTGGCAGGGCCACCACGACGCCGTCGACAGCGGCGATGTGGAACGGCACATGGAGCTCGACGCGGCATTCCACCGTCGGATCCGCGAAGCCGGTGGCAACCTCCGCCTCTCGGATCACCTGCGGCAGCTGCAGGGGCAGATCCGGGTGGCGATGTCGACCACCGTCGCCCGCCGGGGCGGCATGCATGCAGCTCTTGCCGAGCATCGCGCCCTCATCGACGCCATCCGCGGCGGAGACCCCGCCAACGCGGAGACCGTCGCCCGCGATCACATCACCCGTCTGCGCGAGAGCCTCCACGACGCGGCTCTCGCGGACCAGCACATCGACGAAAGGCACGAGACATGA
- a CDS encoding NAD(P)-dependent oxidoreductase, with protein MTTTAVIGLGTMGGRIAHSIATGGHEVRGFDPFEGAREAASASGITVFETAEEALQGAELAIISVPRPEHVLASARGALSTAEGAVVADMSTIDPGSAQEASRILAEHHVTYVDAPVLGRPDKIGNWTLPTGGPEEAAELVRSVLEGTVAKQVVRVGDVGAGHAVKVLNNLMFGAINAITAEVLTTCEAAGVDPEVFVSTIADSGAATVSNLFREIAPKMIASDFEPAFALQLLAKDNKLAIDLARSVGAPTHLAESIDRVNTAAMERGLADRDTGAVQELYRSQSGAAR; from the coding sequence ATGACCACCACCGCAGTCATCGGACTGGGAACCATGGGCGGCCGCATCGCCCACTCGATCGCCACCGGCGGCCACGAGGTCCGCGGCTTCGACCCCTTCGAGGGCGCCCGTGAGGCAGCCTCCGCCTCGGGCATCACCGTCTTCGAGACCGCCGAAGAAGCCCTGCAGGGGGCAGAACTGGCCATCATCTCCGTCCCGCGCCCCGAGCACGTCCTTGCCTCGGCACGCGGAGCCCTGTCCACGGCCGAGGGGGCCGTCGTCGCGGACATGTCGACCATCGATCCCGGCAGCGCCCAGGAGGCCTCACGGATCCTCGCCGAGCACCACGTCACCTATGTCGATGCCCCGGTGCTGGGCAGGCCCGACAAGATCGGCAACTGGACGCTCCCGACCGGCGGACCCGAGGAAGCGGCCGAGCTGGTGCGCTCCGTGCTGGAGGGCACGGTCGCCAAGCAGGTGGTCCGCGTGGGTGACGTCGGGGCCGGACACGCCGTGAAGGTCCTCAACAACCTCATGTTCGGCGCGATCAACGCGATCACGGCGGAGGTCCTCACCACCTGCGAAGCCGCCGGCGTCGACCCCGAGGTCTTCGTCTCCACTATCGCCGACTCCGGCGCCGCGACCGTCTCCAACCTGTTCCGTGAGATCGCCCCGAAGATGATCGCGAGCGACTTCGAGCCGGCCTTCGCCCTCCAGCTGCTGGCGAAGGACAACAAGCTGGCGATCGACCTCGCCCGCTCCGTCGGTGCACCCACCCACCTCGCCGAGAGCATCGACCGCGTCAACACCGCGGCCATGGAACGGGGGCTGGCAGATCGCGATACCGGCGCGGTCCAGGAGCTCTACCGCTCCCAGTCCGGAGCCGCTCGATGA
- a CDS encoding mandelate racemase/muconate lactonizing enzyme family protein has product MSDLPIERIVARVLEAPLEDHVPMSFSQLSARRTFLVEVHAGGEVGIGESWINYPDWAATERLATLLEGVAPLALGCDALDPGALLDSLVAALGGVGRQWGAHGPIWQAISGIDIALWDLHGRLAGTSTAQTLGLVRDSAPAYASGVGPTKVHELTERALELGLTAVKTKVGFGQETDRATIAAVRETAPDIRIFADANQAWTLEEAIANTTWLQQEGVELLEEPVSGDDPRDLATLHEVTGIPLAGGENVYGLENLVRLVTTEGLVHAQPDVAKSGGLTVPLRLAEQLDGTGCVLSPHWYSGAIGLRASITLATTVTHAGWIELDVRANPLRDDLVTDGFPLREGHVLAPGAHGLVGDLDADAVSRFQVHSDERSLS; this is encoded by the coding sequence ATGAGCGACCTGCCTATCGAGCGCATCGTCGCGCGCGTCCTCGAGGCCCCTCTCGAGGACCACGTGCCGATGTCCTTCTCCCAGCTGAGCGCCCGGCGCACCTTCCTGGTCGAGGTCCACGCGGGCGGCGAGGTCGGGATCGGCGAGAGCTGGATCAACTACCCCGACTGGGCTGCCACCGAACGCCTCGCCACTCTGCTCGAGGGAGTCGCCCCGCTCGCCCTGGGGTGCGACGCCCTCGACCCCGGGGCCCTGCTGGATTCACTCGTCGCCGCTCTCGGCGGCGTGGGTCGGCAGTGGGGCGCGCACGGTCCGATCTGGCAGGCGATCAGCGGCATCGACATCGCCCTGTGGGACCTGCACGGTCGTCTGGCCGGCACCTCCACCGCACAGACGCTCGGCCTCGTCCGCGACAGCGCCCCCGCCTACGCCAGCGGCGTCGGCCCCACCAAGGTCCACGAGCTCACCGAGCGTGCGCTCGAGCTGGGCCTGACGGCGGTCAAGACCAAGGTCGGATTCGGCCAGGAAACCGACCGCGCCACCATCGCGGCCGTCCGTGAGACGGCTCCCGACATCCGCATCTTCGCCGACGCCAACCAGGCGTGGACCCTCGAGGAAGCCATCGCGAACACGACGTGGCTCCAGCAGGAAGGGGTCGAGCTGCTCGAGGAGCCCGTCTCGGGCGACGACCCCCGGGACCTCGCCACCTTGCACGAGGTCACCGGGATCCCGCTGGCAGGCGGCGAGAACGTGTACGGACTGGAGAATCTGGTCCGTCTCGTCACGACCGAGGGCCTCGTCCACGCCCAGCCCGACGTCGCCAAGTCGGGTGGCCTGACCGTTCCGCTGCGCCTGGCCGAGCAGCTCGACGGCACCGGGTGCGTGCTCAGCCCCCACTGGTATTCCGGCGCCATCGGCCTGCGCGCCTCCATCACGCTCGCCACCACGGTCACCCACGCCGGGTGGATCGAGCTCGACGTGCGCGCCAACCCCCTGCGTGACGACCTCGTCACCGACGGGTTCCCCCTCCGCGAGGGCCATGTCCTCGCTCCCGGAGCTCACGGCCTCGTCGGCGACCTCGATGCCGACGCCGTGAGCCGATTCCAAGTCCACTCCGACGAACGGAGCCTTTCATGA
- a CDS encoding aldehyde dehydrogenase family protein: MSTLSIPAARIGGDILAGAAHDVIDPATGAAFASVGWAGAADVERAVSVAAGAFAAWSTTPARERAAALRAIAADLRAEAAEIAPAIAAESGKLLPEATAEVEFSAKYFDWFAEAPAIAEEEAGRVTPMRRFRVRRHPVGVVAAIGTWNFPLSIPARKIAASIAAGCPTVLKPSERTPVSSDALVRICERHLPVGVIGQVIGDGIEISNALIDDPRIAAVTFTGSTAIGTIIAERAGRSLTRACLELGGRAPFIVREDADVADAVEHLLIAKLRNNGESCIAANTVFVPRSLAEEFRAVLAARIEATRPGAQSDDDVDFGPLIDAGAVERLNSLVQKAEQAGKRVVRGQDGPDGGAFMAAAVVEDARGTELYDQEIFGPVLALVTYDEEDAVVEEVNAWGVGLAGYVCGRDLAAAQDLAERLRIGIVGINNGAPNTPEVPFGGFGGSGIGREGGMEGYDEFTELQSLSIAR; encoded by the coding sequence ATGAGCACCCTGTCCATCCCCGCAGCCCGCATCGGTGGCGACATCCTCGCCGGCGCCGCGCACGACGTGATCGACCCCGCCACCGGCGCCGCCTTCGCGAGTGTCGGCTGGGCCGGCGCCGCCGACGTCGAACGCGCCGTGAGCGTGGCCGCCGGCGCCTTCGCCGCCTGGTCCACCACGCCGGCCCGGGAGCGCGCCGCCGCCCTGCGCGCCATCGCCGCCGACCTGCGCGCCGAGGCCGCAGAGATCGCGCCGGCGATCGCCGCCGAGTCGGGCAAGCTCCTTCCGGAGGCCACCGCCGAGGTCGAGTTCTCCGCGAAGTACTTCGACTGGTTCGCCGAAGCTCCCGCGATCGCCGAGGAGGAGGCCGGGCGTGTCACCCCAATGCGACGCTTCCGCGTACGCCGCCACCCGGTGGGTGTCGTCGCCGCGATCGGCACCTGGAACTTCCCGCTGTCGATCCCGGCCCGCAAGATCGCCGCGTCGATCGCCGCCGGCTGCCCCACCGTCCTCAAGCCGAGCGAACGCACCCCGGTCTCCTCCGATGCGCTGGTGCGAATCTGCGAGCGCCACCTCCCGGTCGGCGTCATCGGCCAGGTCATCGGCGACGGCATCGAGATCTCGAATGCGCTGATCGACGATCCGCGCATCGCCGCGGTCACCTTCACCGGTTCGACTGCGATCGGCACGATCATCGCCGAGCGAGCGGGCCGCAGCCTGACCCGTGCCTGCCTCGAGCTCGGTGGACGAGCGCCCTTCATCGTGCGTGAGGACGCCGACGTGGCCGACGCCGTCGAGCACCTGCTGATCGCCAAGCTGCGCAACAACGGCGAGTCCTGCATCGCGGCGAACACCGTTTTCGTGCCCAGGTCGCTGGCCGAGGAGTTTCGGGCGGTCCTCGCGGCGCGCATCGAGGCCACCCGCCCGGGCGCCCAGAGCGATGACGACGTCGACTTCGGCCCGCTCATCGACGCCGGCGCGGTCGAGCGCCTGAACTCCCTCGTCCAGAAGGCCGAGCAGGCGGGCAAGCGTGTGGTGCGCGGCCAGGACGGACCCGATGGCGGCGCCTTCATGGCCGCAGCAGTCGTCGAGGACGCTCGTGGTACCGAGCTGTACGACCAGGAGATCTTCGGTCCGGTGCTCGCCCTGGTCACCTACGACGAGGAGGACGCCGTCGTCGAGGAGGTCAATGCGTGGGGCGTGGGCCTGGCCGGCTACGTGTGCGGCCGGGACCTCGCCGCGGCTCAGGATCTCGCCGAGCGCCTGCGGATCGGGATCGTCGGCATCAACAACGGTGCCCCGAACACCCCGGAAGTCCCTTTCGGCGGCTTCGGCGGCTCCGGAATCGGTCGCGAGGGCGGCATGGAGGGGTACGACGAGTTCACCGAGCTGCAGTCGCTCTCGATCGCCCGCTGA
- a CDS encoding MFS transporter: MDKVVLRTKRDVIAFVNDHPTGSSRGKIIALIALGSIFIDAYDFTSLAIGLDSMKAELNPTPFQVGTTTSAMAVGALLGAIFGGYLVDKLGRYKLLILDLMLFVVAAIGAALSPSIEVLIVWRFLLGLGVGLDMPAALSLVAEFTRNKDKGKFVNLWQPMWYAATITSAALVLPLVFLGMEEHMWRWAVGFGAVPALIILALRFLFADESPMWAAHNLGMGEAVKILRKNFPSTEFVIEEGEAEAEADTRIARIFERGYRIRSLVVAVVSGFQAVQYFAVGFYLPVIVGLIFGQDVVSIVIGTILLNVFGLLGGGIQPFLTHRFGGRVLTLIGSAICVIALVAVGLVEVESTPYLAALLVGAFIFGHSFGPGSQGKTMATLSYPTDLRGTGTGWAEACSRVGSIVGFYVFPLVVAAVGLSQTMILLAAVPLIIFVTVLVARWDPKDVDIEAGSVGQAAGAQKPALAPR, from the coding sequence ATGGACAAGGTAGTCCTGCGCACCAAGCGCGATGTGATCGCGTTCGTCAACGACCATCCCACCGGCAGCTCCCGCGGCAAGATCATCGCCCTGATCGCCCTCGGCTCCATCTTCATCGACGCCTACGACTTCACGTCCCTCGCGATCGGTCTGGACTCGATGAAGGCCGAGCTGAACCCCACCCCGTTCCAGGTGGGGACCACCACCTCGGCGATGGCGGTCGGAGCCCTGCTGGGCGCGATCTTCGGCGGGTACCTCGTGGACAAGCTCGGTCGCTACAAGCTGCTGATCCTCGACCTGATGCTCTTCGTCGTCGCGGCGATCGGTGCGGCCCTGTCTCCCTCCATCGAGGTGCTGATCGTCTGGCGCTTCCTGCTGGGACTGGGCGTGGGCCTGGACATGCCCGCCGCCTTGAGCCTGGTCGCGGAGTTCACCCGCAACAAGGACAAGGGCAAGTTCGTCAACCTCTGGCAGCCCATGTGGTACGCCGCGACGATCACCTCGGCGGCCCTGGTGCTCCCGCTGGTGTTCCTCGGGATGGAGGAGCACATGTGGCGCTGGGCCGTCGGCTTCGGCGCCGTCCCGGCGCTGATCATCCTCGCCCTGCGCTTCCTGTTCGCCGATGAGAGCCCCATGTGGGCGGCGCACAACCTGGGCATGGGGGAGGCGGTCAAGATCCTCCGCAAGAACTTCCCCTCCACGGAGTTCGTGATCGAGGAAGGCGAGGCGGAGGCTGAAGCGGACACCAGGATCGCCCGCATCTTCGAGCGCGGATATCGCATCCGTTCGCTCGTCGTCGCGGTGGTCAGCGGCTTCCAGGCGGTCCAGTACTTCGCAGTCGGGTTCTACCTGCCGGTGATCGTGGGACTGATCTTCGGCCAGGACGTCGTCTCCATCGTGATCGGCACGATCCTGCTGAACGTGTTCGGTCTGCTGGGCGGGGGCATCCAGCCGTTCCTCACGCATCGCTTCGGCGGGCGGGTGCTCACCCTGATCGGCAGCGCGATATGCGTGATCGCGCTGGTCGCCGTCGGCCTGGTCGAGGTGGAGTCCACGCCGTACCTCGCCGCTCTGCTCGTGGGCGCGTTCATCTTCGGCCACTCCTTCGGGCCGGGCTCGCAGGGCAAGACGATGGCGACGCTGTCGTACCCCACCGACCTGCGCGGCACCGGCACCGGCTGGGCCGAGGCGTGCAGCCGCGTGGGGTCCATCGTCGGGTTCTACGTGTTCCCGCTGGTGGTGGCCGCAGTAGGCCTGTCCCAGACGATGATCCTCCTCGCCGCTGTTCCGCTGATCATCTTCGTGACCGTGCTGGTCGCCCGCTGGGACCCGAAGGACGTCGACATCGAAGCGGGATCCGTCGGGCAGGCCGCCGGGGCGCAGAAACCGGCGCTGGCCCCGCGGTAG
- a CDS encoding LacI family DNA-binding transcriptional regulator, whose amino-acid sequence MSEKSRRRSGGERGRQPSVKDVAERAGVSSMTVSNVVNGRTNVRPATREKVEQAISELGYRTSLAGRQLRAGRTKILAVALPKLTTPYFASLAHEIITAAEELEYTVLIAETTSSPERERHAARGFTTQFADGIILRPDSLDGAGVLDSHGPMPLVLLGERVEGSHLDHVMIDNAQSGRDATEHILSLGCTSPLFLGAHEDKQFGPGWVRSLGFRSALKDAGLPSGPDRLVRVSPYGRAAAVDTVHELLRAGIEFDSLVCATDLIAVGAMYALRRSGLSVPGDVAVLGWDGTLEGEYANPSLTTVAVDIPRVAREAVATLVRRVEDPDAPPTDVVVEQTIIIRESTTGVLAVPAGESANG is encoded by the coding sequence ATGAGCGAGAAGAGTCGCAGGCGCTCCGGCGGGGAGCGGGGGCGCCAGCCGAGCGTCAAGGACGTCGCCGAGCGGGCCGGGGTGTCCTCGATGACGGTCTCCAACGTGGTGAACGGACGGACCAACGTGCGCCCCGCGACCAGGGAGAAGGTCGAGCAGGCGATCAGCGAGCTCGGTTACCGGACGAGCCTCGCCGGTCGGCAGCTTCGTGCCGGCCGGACGAAGATCCTGGCCGTCGCCCTGCCCAAGCTCACCACCCCGTACTTCGCGAGCCTGGCGCACGAGATCATCACCGCCGCCGAGGAGCTCGAGTACACCGTCCTGATCGCCGAGACGACCAGCAGCCCGGAGCGTGAGCGTCATGCCGCCCGCGGCTTCACCACACAGTTCGCCGACGGCATCATCCTCAGACCGGACAGCCTGGACGGGGCCGGTGTCCTGGACTCACACGGGCCGATGCCTCTCGTCCTGCTCGGCGAGAGGGTCGAGGGCTCGCACCTGGACCACGTGATGATCGACAACGCGCAGTCCGGGCGGGACGCCACGGAGCACATCCTGTCCCTCGGGTGCACGTCCCCGCTGTTCCTGGGCGCGCACGAGGACAAGCAGTTCGGGCCCGGCTGGGTGCGCTCACTGGGTTTCCGCTCCGCCCTGAAGGACGCCGGCCTGCCCAGCGGCCCCGACCGACTCGTACGGGTCTCGCCGTACGGCCGGGCCGCCGCGGTCGATACTGTTCACGAGCTCCTCCGTGCAGGCATCGAGTTCGACTCCCTGGTCTGCGCCACCGACCTCATAGCTGTCGGTGCGATGTATGCGCTTCGACGCAGCGGCTTGTCGGTTCCCGGGGACGTCGCCGTGCTCGGCTGGGACGGAACTCTCGAGGGCGAGTACGCCAATCCCAGCCTGACGACGGTCGCCGTGGACATCCCCCGCGTGGCCCGAGAGGCGGTGGCGACACTCGTCCGTCGGGTCGAGGATCCCGACGCCCCGCCCACTGACGTCGTGGTGGAACAGACGATCATCATCCGCGAGAGCACGACGGGCGTCCTGGCGGTGCCGGCCGGTGAATCGGCGAACGGCTGA
- a CDS encoding ABC transporter substrate-binding protein gives MGSRGGGSGAGAGEVRATWWGGDSENSALNAALDALAQETGTKVARETQAWDGYWDRLATQTAGGNAPDLIMQAGSQIPDYAERGTLLDLNTQETLDVEAIDEGLEQFGLVGDQLYGVVAASNAMGLVARDDLVGQAGLSLPGDDYDWEELAQIAVSAHDALGDEIWGLQDGGGDLILFVMKVRDDGRQFYADDGTLNATPEDLTAWLQYWQDLRDAGGAPPADVTAEGQGELPNTALAQGRAAMGFGWTQDYVAYARLSDSSLSLHLPPHVPATPSLWMNAASLWSVSSTSSVPDAAVELINQLTNSTEAIEALGISLGIPPSEAAREQLTGSLSAEEQIAMDYMSTVAEVSTPLNRLWPAGFDELRTLLGDLNEAVAFGDLSIPDAVDQFFTTATDFT, from the coding sequence GTGGGCTCTCGAGGAGGTGGTTCCGGTGCCGGAGCAGGCGAGGTCCGTGCCACCTGGTGGGGAGGGGACTCCGAGAACAGTGCCCTCAATGCAGCGCTGGACGCGCTGGCGCAGGAGACCGGCACGAAGGTGGCCCGCGAGACGCAAGCGTGGGACGGGTACTGGGACCGCCTGGCAACCCAGACTGCGGGCGGCAACGCTCCCGATCTCATCATGCAGGCGGGCAGCCAGATACCCGACTACGCCGAGCGCGGCACCCTCCTGGACCTGAACACCCAGGAGACCCTCGATGTCGAGGCGATCGACGAAGGGCTCGAGCAGTTCGGACTGGTCGGCGATCAGCTCTACGGCGTCGTCGCCGCGTCGAACGCCATGGGTCTGGTCGCCCGCGACGACCTGGTCGGTCAGGCCGGGCTGTCGCTGCCCGGTGACGACTACGACTGGGAGGAACTCGCGCAGATCGCCGTCTCGGCCCACGACGCCCTCGGAGACGAGATCTGGGGTCTGCAGGACGGCGGCGGCGACCTGATCCTGTTCGTCATGAAGGTCCGTGACGACGGCCGGCAGTTCTATGCCGACGACGGCACCCTCAACGCGACGCCGGAGGACCTCACGGCATGGCTCCAGTACTGGCAGGACCTCAGAGACGCCGGCGGGGCACCGCCGGCCGACGTGACCGCAGAAGGTCAGGGCGAACTGCCGAACACCGCGTTGGCGCAGGGGAGGGCCGCCATGGGGTTCGGATGGACCCAGGACTATGTCGCCTACGCCCGCCTGTCCGACAGCAGCCTCTCGCTCCACCTCCCCCCGCACGTGCCGGCGACCCCCAGCCTCTGGATGAATGCCGCGAGCCTCTGGTCAGTCTCCTCCACCAGCTCGGTTCCCGACGCGGCCGTGGAGCTCATCAACCAGCTGACCAACAGCACCGAGGCGATCGAGGCACTCGGGATCTCCTTGGGCATCCCGCCCTCGGAGGCCGCGCGCGAGCAGCTGACGGGGTCGCTCTCCGCCGAGGAGCAGATCGCGATGGACTACATGAGCACCGTCGCCGAGGTGTCGACCCCGCTGAACAGGCTCTGGCCGGCAGGATTCGACGAGCTGCGCACGCTGCTGGGCGACCTCAACGAGGCCGTCGCCTTCGGGGATCTCTCGATCCCGGACGCCGTGGATCAGTTCTTCACCACCGCCACCGATTTCACATGA
- a CDS encoding carbohydrate ABC transporter permease, producing the protein MNATTHEAGARGPGAAGSHPPGRASAERTRGAGRRRWSPRRRSATFAGYLFLLPWFLGLFGLVLGPMLASAYLSFTEYDLFTDAQWVGLSNYTEIIGSDPEFRQSVGVTFTYVLASVPLRLLFALALAVVLNRTLRGMAFYRSVMYLPSLLGGSVGVAVLWRQLFGRDGAVNEFLGLFGIDGPNWIADPDYSLMTIIVLAVWQFGSPMIIFLAGLRNIPPEMGEAALVDGAGPLRRFLSITIPLLTPIIFFNVVMQTIVAFQAFTPSFIISNGTGGPVGSTLFYTLYLYQKAFTEFEMGYASALAWILVAIIAAVTAVAFLSSRRWVFYADEGR; encoded by the coding sequence ATGAACGCCACCACGCACGAGGCAGGGGCACGTGGCCCGGGAGCGGCCGGGAGCCACCCTCCGGGCAGAGCGTCTGCCGAGCGCACGCGAGGTGCAGGGAGGCGCAGGTGGTCTCCGCGCCGACGGTCGGCCACCTTCGCGGGATACCTGTTCCTGCTGCCGTGGTTCCTCGGCCTCTTCGGTCTGGTGCTCGGGCCGATGCTCGCCTCGGCCTATCTGTCGTTCACCGAGTACGACCTGTTCACCGACGCACAGTGGGTCGGTCTCTCCAACTACACGGAGATCATCGGGTCCGATCCCGAGTTCCGGCAATCCGTGGGCGTGACGTTCACGTACGTCCTCGCCTCCGTACCCCTGCGACTCCTGTTCGCCCTGGCGCTGGCCGTGGTCCTCAACCGGACCCTGCGAGGCATGGCCTTCTACCGCTCCGTCATGTATCTGCCCTCCCTGCTCGGAGGGAGCGTGGGGGTCGCCGTGCTGTGGCGCCAGCTGTTCGGCCGCGACGGAGCCGTCAACGAGTTCCTGGGCCTGTTCGGGATCGACGGGCCGAACTGGATAGCGGACCCCGACTACTCGCTCATGACGATCATCGTGCTCGCCGTATGGCAGTTCGGGTCGCCGATGATCATCTTCCTCGCCGGGCTGCGGAACATCCCGCCCGAGATGGGTGAAGCCGCTCTGGTCGACGGGGCGGGACCGCTGCGCAGGTTCCTCTCCATCACGATCCCGCTGCTGACCCCGATCATCTTCTTCAACGTGGTCATGCAGACCATCGTGGCGTTCCAGGCCTTCACGCCCTCGTTCATCATCAGCAATGGGACGGGCGGCCCGGTCGGTTCCACCCTCTTCTACACGTTGTATCTGTATCAGAAGGCGTTCACCGAGTTCGAGATGGGCTACGCGTCGGCTCTGGCCTGGATCCTCGTGGCCATCATCGCAGCCGTCACCGCGGTCGCCTTCCTCAGCTCGAGGCGGTGGGTCTTCTATGCGGACGAAGGGCGGTGA